Proteins found in one Quercus robur chromosome 2, dhQueRobu3.1, whole genome shotgun sequence genomic segment:
- the LOC126699625 gene encoding B3 domain-containing protein At4g01580-like, with amino-acid sequence MASQWRRDNDDGPADRSPHFFKIILLNAVQEGKLRIPDKFVQKFGVDLSDMAFLTIPNGRKWKVKLTQHAGGVWFQNGWSEFASSHGVAVGHLLVFKYEGNSQFHVLIFDATATEIDYTLDDELQVHRIEDDESDDSSVEIIKHFYRGEGSGSAHPKKDGGVAKNLVIANAFKSENPLFTVIMRPSYVNGKDRASLPQHIINYLPRDGFTKDYTKASILPVKLQIVDRLWPVKLYIYE; translated from the exons ATGGCTTCTCAATGGCGGAGAGACAACGACGATGGTCCTGCTGATCGGTCCCCACACTTTTTCAAGATTATTCTGCTGAATGCTGTTCAGGAAGGAAAGCTT CGGATTCCAGATAAGTTCGTGCAGAAATTTGGAGTGGACCTGTCAGATATGGCCTTTCTCACTATTCCAAATGGTAGAAAATGGAAAGTCAAGTTGACACAACATGCTGGGGGGGTTTGGTTTCAAAATGGTTGGTCCGAATTTGCAAGCTCTCATGGTGTAGCCGTGGGGCACTTGCTGGTTttcaaatatgaaggaaattcacaGTTTCATGTACTCATATTTGATGCCACTGCAACAGAAATAGACTATACTTTAGACGACGAACTCCAAGTTCATAGGATCGAAGATGATGAGAGTGATGACAGCTCTGTTGAAATCATCAAACACTTTTATAGGGGAGAGGGTTCAG GATCAGCCCATCCTAAGAAAGACGGTGGTGTAGCTAAAAATCTTGTTATAGCCAATGCTTTTAAATCAGAAAATCCCCTTTTCACTGTTATCATGCGTCCATCCTACGTTAATGGCAAGGATCGTGCG AGTTTACCCCAACACATTATCAACTACTTACCAAGAGACGGGTTTACCAAGGACTACACCAAAGCAAGTATACTCCCTGTCAAGCTCCAGATTGTGGACCGATTATGGCCTGTGAAGCTATACATTTATGAATGA